One window of the Tissierella sp. genome contains the following:
- the fliE gene encoding flagellar hook-basal body complex protein FliE yields MEVNRVNNLFNLGNQGEKISNNSKDKESFGNFLSTALNQVNQMQVDSTEYKRMLALGEVDNLHDLSIASEKADVALQITLSIRNKIVEAYKEILRIQI; encoded by the coding sequence ATGGAAGTAAATAGAGTTAATAATTTATTTAATCTAGGGAATCAGGGAGAAAAGATATCAAACAATTCTAAAGACAAAGAATCTTTCGGCAATTTTTTAAGTACTGCTTTAAACCAGGTTAATCAAATGCAAGTAGATAGTACTGAGTATAAAAGGATGTTAGCTTTAGGTGAGGTTGACAATTTACATGATTTATCTATTGCTTCTGAAAAAGCTGATGTTGCTCTGCAAATCACTCTAAGCATAAGAAATAAAATCGTAGAAGCTTATAAAGAAATATTAAGAATTCAGATTTAA
- the flgC gene encoding flagellar basal body rod protein FlgC: protein MSIFNSINISATALTAEKTRIDIIAKNMANANTTRSTGGLPYRRQMAVFTENKRTPFSEYLSKFKDDNNEKGVKISKIVEDDSPFKLVYEPGHPDADENGYVKMPNVDVVKEMVDLISAQRSYDANITAMNASKSMLMKALEIGRR from the coding sequence ATGAGTATATTTAATTCAATAAATATATCTGCAACTGCTCTAACTGCTGAGAAAACTAGAATCGACATAATAGCAAAAAATATGGCCAATGCAAATACCACAAGGAGCACAGGGGGGCTTCCATACAGAAGACAAATGGCTGTCTTTACAGAGAATAAAAGAACTCCATTTTCTGAATATTTATCAAAGTTCAAAGATGACAATAATGAAAAGGGTGTAAAGATTAGTAAGATTGTAGAAGATGATTCACCTTTTAAGCTGGTTTATGAACCTGGTCATCCAGATGCTGATGAGAACGGATATGTAAAAATGCCAAATGTTGATGTGGTTAAAGAAATGGTTGATTTAATAAGTGCCCAGAGATCTTATGATGCTAATATTACTGCAATGAATGCATCTAAATCAATGCTTATGAAAGCATTAGAAATTGGTAGGAGGTAA